The window GGCGCTGGGCGTCGTTTGAAGCGGTCAAAGGCAAAGAAGCGGTCATGTGCTTGAGGGCCGGACAGGCCCGTTCCAAGTAAAAAAATAGATTGTCCCACGACTCAAAGAGGTAGATACTGAAACCCTAGCCCCTTGGGGATGGGGTCAATGTGCCATGAATGTAAATAACATTCAAGAAAGTAAATATCCAAATTCACTTTCAGGCAGACCCCAGACAGTACCTTAGGGGAATGCCAACCGTACCAGAATCTCAACAGTTTGCTGATCGCTTGCGCAGTGCGTTGGAGAGTTCGGGGGTGCGTGCGTCCCCAACGGTGGTCGCCAACGCGTTCAACCTCCGCTACCACGGCCGCAGCATCACCCCCCACACCGCCCGAAATTGGTTGCTTGGCAAAGTCATGCCCACGCAGGACAAGCTTCGCGTGTTGGCCGATTGGTTGCAAGTCAGTCCAGACGAGCTGCGTTTTGGCCGTGCACCTGGCAAAACTTACGTCTTTGAAATGGACTCGGGCCCCATCGAAATGGGCCTGGCCGATCGCGAGATGGTCGACCGTTACCTGTCCTTGTCCCCAGAAGAACGCAAGACCATCCGAGACGTTGTGTCTGCCTTTGTCATGGCGCAAGCCGCAAAATCCCTGCCCTGAAAGCCATTTGATCGAGTGGTCGCGCGTGCTTTGCGGCAAGCTCACGGCACAATGGCGGCATGGTTGCCCCTTCCGCATCGTCACCGCCCAAACCCTTGTCTGCGCCGCAAAAAGCGATGCGCAAAATGGGTTTGGTGCGCGACATCGATTTGGCCCTGCACATACCTTTGCGCTACGAAGACGAAACGCGCATCGTCAAATTGAACGAGGCCCGCGAGGGTGATTCGGTTCAAATCGAAGCCACTGTCACCGCCTCCGAAGTGCAACTGCGTCCCCGCAGGCAATTGCTGGTGACCGTTGACGATGGCACAGACACCTGTGTGTTGCGGTTTTTCAGCTTCTACCCCGCGCAGCAAAAAGCACTGGCTGTGGGTCAAGTGATCCGCGCCAGGGGTGAAATTCGCGGGGGCTTTTTGGGCCTGACCATGATGCATCCGGCCTTCAAGTCGGCCACGGGCGAATTGCCTTCTGCCTTGACGCCGGTCTATCCCACCTCGGCAGGATTGCCACAGGCCTACCTTCGTCGGGCCATTGCAGGCGCTTTGTCGCGGGCCGATTTGTCGGAGTCTTTACCGCCTTCCTTGGCCTGGCCCCAAGCACCGCGCGGACAAGCCATGCACAGCTTGAGGCAGGCACTCACTTACCTACATCACCCCGCAGCTGATGCTTCCATTGCCGCATTAGAAGACCGTAGCCACCCGGCCTGGCAGCGCCTCAAAGCCGAAGAATTGTTGGCGCAGCAGCTCTCTCAGCACATGGCCAAACAAGAACGAGACCGCCTTCGCGCGCCTGCCTTGAAAGCCAAAAAGGGGGGCTGGCACGACCAACTTCAAGCCGCTTTGCCTTTTCAGTTGACCGCTGCGCAACAACGCGTTGGCGAAGAAATCGCCCAAGATTTGGCCCGTCCTGTCCCTATGCACCGTTTGCTTCAGGGGGATGTGGGCGCAGGCAAAACCGTGGTGGCCGCTCTGGCGGCCATGTTGGCCATTGACGCCGGTTGGCAATGCGCACTGATGGCACCTACCGAAATTTTGGCGCAGCAACATTTCGCCAAGTTGGTGGGATGGCTGGCCCCTTTGGGCGTGCAAGTGGCTTGGCTCACCGGCAGTCAAAAGAAAAAAGAACGCAACGAAATGCTGGCCTTGATTGAATCAGGCCAAGCAGCCTTGGTGGTCGGTACCCATGCCGTCATTCAAGAGCAAGTGAAATTCAAAAACTTGGCCTTGGCGGTGATCGATGAGCAGCATCGCTTTGGCGTGGCGCAGCGCTTGGCGCTGCGCGACAAGATGCAAGAAGAGGGCATGGAGCCCCACCTGCTGATGATGACGGCCACGCCGATTCCGCGCACCCTGGCCATGAGTTACTACGCTGACCTGGAGGTCTCGGTCATTGATGAGTTGCCGCCAGGCCGCACACCTGTGGTGACCAAGGTGATCTCGGACAGCCGACGCGATGAAGTGATTGGCCGCATTGGGGCGCAATTGGCCGAAGGTCGGCAGGTGTATTGGGTCTGCCCCCTCATTGAAGAGAGCGAAGCACTTGACCTGACCAATGCCACCGCCACGCACGAAGAGTTGTCTGCCGTCTTGCCAGGGGTCACGGTGGGTCTCTTGCATTCGCGCATGTCGGTGACAGAGAAACGCGATGTGATGGCGCAATTCACGCAAGGCAGCATGGGCGTCTTGGTCAGCACCACCGTCATTGAGGTGGGCGTGGATGTGCCCAACGCCTCCCTGATGGTGATTGAACATGCCGAACGATTTGGCCTCAGTCAACTGCACCAATTGCGCGGCCGAGTAGGCCGTGGCGCGGCAGCGTCGGCTTGTGTTTTGTTGTACGGCACACCAGACGGCGGTCGTTTGAGTGAAACGGCGCGTGAGCGTTTGCGCGCCATGGTCGACACCAACGATGGCTTTGAAATTGCCCGCCGCGATTTGGAAATTCGGGGACCGGGCGAATTTTTAGGGGCCAGGCAATCGGGCGCACCCCTGTTGCGTTTCGCCGATTTGGCCACCGATGAAGACTTGTTGGTCTGGGCACGGCAAATTGCGCCTATGCTCTTGGCAAAATACCCCGAGATGGCCGAGCGTCACATTGCACGCTGGCTGGGTGGAAAATCTGAGTTTTTGAAAGCTTGAGACATTGGCATGACCCTGACAGAGCTGAAATACATTGTGGCGGTGGCGCGTGAACGGCACTTTGGCAAAGCGGCCGACGCCTGCTTTGTGTCGCAGCCCACTTTGTCGGTGGCCATCAAAAAATTAGAAGAAGAGCTCGACGTCAAATTGTTTGAGCGCAACGCCAACGAAGTCAGTGTGACGCCCTTGGGTGAAGAGATCATTCAACACGCGCAACGAGTGCTTGAGCAGGCAGCCGAAATCAAAGAGATTGCCAAGCGCGGCAAAGATCCTTTGGCAGGGCCTTTGCGTCTGGGCGTGATCTACACCATTGGCCCGTATTTGTTGCCCGACTTGATGAAGCAATCGATGCGCAAAACGCCGCAGATGCCGCTCATGTTGCATGAAAATTTCACAGTCAAGTTAATGGAAATGTTGCGCGCTGGTGAAATTGATTGCGCCATCTTGGCCGAGCCGTTTCCTGATGCGGGCATGGCCACTGCGCCTTTGTATGACGAGCCCTTTATGGCGGCTTTGCCCTTGAAGCACCCACTGGGCAAGAAGAAGTCCATCACGGCAGAACAACTTAAAAACGAGACCATGCTGCTGCTCGGCAGTGGTCATTGTTTCCGCGATCACGTGTTGGAAGTGTGTCCCGAGTTTGCAAGGTTCTCAAGCAACGCCGAAGGCATTCGCAAAAGCTTTGAAGGTTCTTCATTGGAAACCATTCGGCACATGGTGGCCGCAGGCATGGGCGTCACCTTGGTGCCGCGTTTGTCGGTGCCCGAAGAGGCCATGGCCGAACAACCCAAGCGCAAAAAAAACGAAGACGCCGACATTCTTTACTTGCCCATCGTTGATGAATCAGGCGGTTTGCCGCCGACTCGCCGAGTTGTGCTCACATGGCGCAAAAGCTTCACGCGCTACGAAGCCATTGCCGCCCTTCGCAATGCCATTTACGCTTGCAAATTGCCTGGCGTCACACGGTTGTCGTGATGCTTTGCGCGCACCTTAGCCTCATTCTGTGTCAAGCCTGATGCATCAAAAACTGGCCCTCTATTTGGACTTGATTCGCTGGAATCGCCCCGCGGGTTGGTTGCTCTTGTTGTGGCCCACCTTGTCGGCGCTGTGGTTGGCGGCAGATGGTTTTCCGGGGTGGCATTTGATCGCTGTGTTCACCTTGGGCACAATTTTGATGCGCAGCGCTGGCTGTTGTTTGAACGATGTGGCCGATCGCGATTTCGATCGCCATGTGAAGCGCACCGCACAGCGCCCCGTCACCAGTGGTCGCATCGGCGTGAAAGAGGCCTTGGCCTTGGGCGCGGTACTGGCTTTGTTGGCATTTGCTCTGGTCTTGACCTTGCGCGTTGAAACGGTGGCATGGTCCTTTGCGGCCTTGGCAGTTGCCGTCATTTACCCTTTCGCCAAACGGTTTGTGGCCATGCCGCAAGCCGTGTTGGGCGTGGCTTTCAGCTTTGGCATTCCCATGGCTTTTGCAGCTGTTACAGGTGAGGTGCCATGGCAAGCGTGGGCCTTGTTGATCGGCAATTTGTTCTGGGTGTTGGCTTACGACACTGAGTACGCTATGGTCGATCGCGATGACGATTTGAAAATCGGCATGAAGACATCTGCCATCACATT is drawn from Limnohabitans sp. 103DPR2 and contains these coding sequences:
- the ubiA gene encoding 4-hydroxybenzoate octaprenyltransferase, which translates into the protein MHQKLALYLDLIRWNRPAGWLLLLWPTLSALWLAADGFPGWHLIAVFTLGTILMRSAGCCLNDVADRDFDRHVKRTAQRPVTSGRIGVKEALALGAVLALLAFALVLTLRVETVAWSFAALAVAVIYPFAKRFVAMPQAVLGVAFSFGIPMAFAAVTGEVPWQAWALLIGNLFWVLAYDTEYAMVDRDDDLKIGMKTSAITLGDWDVRAIMVFYAAYLVVWGVLLDAPHKPWVQAGLAAAAGQAAWHFVLIKDRTRDGCFQAFRLNHWVGFAVFAGLALSSLMGT
- a CDS encoding transcriptional regulator: MPTVPESQQFADRLRSALESSGVRASPTVVANAFNLRYHGRSITPHTARNWLLGKVMPTQDKLRVLADWLQVSPDELRFGRAPGKTYVFEMDSGPIEMGLADREMVDRYLSLSPEERKTIRDVVSAFVMAQAAKSLP
- a CDS encoding hydrogen peroxide-inducible genes activator → MTLTELKYIVAVARERHFGKAADACFVSQPTLSVAIKKLEEELDVKLFERNANEVSVTPLGEEIIQHAQRVLEQAAEIKEIAKRGKDPLAGPLRLGVIYTIGPYLLPDLMKQSMRKTPQMPLMLHENFTVKLMEMLRAGEIDCAILAEPFPDAGMATAPLYDEPFMAALPLKHPLGKKKSITAEQLKNETMLLLGSGHCFRDHVLEVCPEFARFSSNAEGIRKSFEGSSLETIRHMVAAGMGVTLVPRLSVPEEAMAEQPKRKKNEDADILYLPIVDESGGLPPTRRVVLTWRKSFTRYEAIAALRNAIYACKLPGVTRLS
- the recG gene encoding ATP-dependent DNA helicase RecG yields the protein MVAPSASSPPKPLSAPQKAMRKMGLVRDIDLALHIPLRYEDETRIVKLNEAREGDSVQIEATVTASEVQLRPRRQLLVTVDDGTDTCVLRFFSFYPAQQKALAVGQVIRARGEIRGGFLGLTMMHPAFKSATGELPSALTPVYPTSAGLPQAYLRRAIAGALSRADLSESLPPSLAWPQAPRGQAMHSLRQALTYLHHPAADASIAALEDRSHPAWQRLKAEELLAQQLSQHMAKQERDRLRAPALKAKKGGWHDQLQAALPFQLTAAQQRVGEEIAQDLARPVPMHRLLQGDVGAGKTVVAALAAMLAIDAGWQCALMAPTEILAQQHFAKLVGWLAPLGVQVAWLTGSQKKKERNEMLALIESGQAALVVGTHAVIQEQVKFKNLALAVIDEQHRFGVAQRLALRDKMQEEGMEPHLLMMTATPIPRTLAMSYYADLEVSVIDELPPGRTPVVTKVISDSRRDEVIGRIGAQLAEGRQVYWVCPLIEESEALDLTNATATHEELSAVLPGVTVGLLHSRMSVTEKRDVMAQFTQGSMGVLVSTTVIEVGVDVPNASLMVIEHAERFGLSQLHQLRGRVGRGAAASACVLLYGTPDGGRLSETARERLRAMVDTNDGFEIARRDLEIRGPGEFLGARQSGAPLLRFADLATDEDLLVWARQIAPMLLAKYPEMAERHIARWLGGKSEFLKA